One genomic window of Streptomyces sp. NBC_01276 includes the following:
- a CDS encoding acyl-CoA dehydrogenase family protein: MTPTAEELAARTRALLAAHPPATTARPDFLGARFDAGLAWVHYPEGLGGLGAPRSLQAVVDAELEAAGAPDNDPRRIGIGLGMAAPTILAYGTEEQKRRFLRPLWLGEEVWCQLFSEPGAGSDLAALGTRAVLDDTTGEWVVDGQKVWTSSAHTARWAILIARTDPNLPKHQGITYFLCDMHAPGVEVRPLRQITGEAEFNEVFLTGVRIPDAHRLGAVGQGWAVARTTLMNERVSIGGMRIPREGGMIGPVAAVWRERPALRTHALHQRLLGLWVEAEVARLTGERLRQQLVAGQPGPEGSGMKLTFARLNQEISGLEVELLGEEGLLYEDWTLSRPETVDFTGRDAGYRYLRAKGNSIEGGTSEILLNIVAERVLGLPAEPRDDKDIAWKDLAR, translated from the coding sequence ATGACGCCCACCGCCGAGGAGCTCGCCGCCCGCACCCGGGCCCTGCTCGCCGCGCACCCGCCCGCCACCACCGCCCGCCCGGACTTCCTGGGCGCCCGCTTCGACGCCGGACTCGCCTGGGTGCACTACCCCGAAGGCCTCGGCGGCCTCGGTGCGCCCCGCTCGCTGCAGGCCGTCGTCGACGCCGAACTGGAGGCCGCCGGGGCCCCGGACAACGACCCGCGCCGCATCGGCATCGGCCTCGGCATGGCGGCCCCCACGATCCTCGCCTACGGGACCGAGGAGCAGAAGCGGCGCTTCCTGCGCCCCCTGTGGCTGGGGGAGGAGGTCTGGTGCCAGCTCTTCAGCGAACCCGGCGCCGGCTCCGACCTCGCCGCCCTCGGCACCCGCGCCGTCCTCGACGACACCACCGGCGAGTGGGTCGTCGACGGCCAGAAGGTGTGGACCTCCAGCGCCCACACGGCCCGCTGGGCCATCCTCATCGCCCGCACCGACCCCAACCTGCCCAAACACCAGGGCATCACCTACTTCCTCTGCGACATGCACGCCCCCGGGGTCGAGGTCCGTCCCCTGCGCCAGATCACCGGCGAGGCCGAGTTCAACGAGGTCTTCCTCACCGGCGTCCGGATCCCCGACGCCCACCGCCTCGGAGCCGTCGGCCAGGGCTGGGCCGTCGCCCGCACCACCCTGATGAACGAACGCGTCTCGATCGGCGGCATGCGCATCCCCCGCGAGGGCGGCATGATCGGCCCCGTCGCCGCGGTCTGGCGCGAACGCCCCGCACTGCGCACCCACGCCCTGCACCAGCGGCTGCTCGGCCTGTGGGTCGAGGCCGAAGTGGCCCGTCTCACCGGGGAGCGGCTGCGCCAGCAACTCGTCGCCGGTCAGCCCGGCCCCGAGGGCAGCGGCATGAAGCTCACCTTCGCCCGCCTCAACCAGGAGATCAGCGGCCTGGAGGTGGAACTCCTCGGCGAGGAGGGACTCCTCTACGAGGACTGGACCCTGAGCCGTCCCGAGACCGTCGACTTCACCGGCCGCGACGCCGGCTACCGCTACCTGCGCGCCAAGGGCAACAGCATCGAGGGCGGCACCAGCGAAATCCTCCTCAACATCGTCGCCGAACGCGTCCTCGGTCTGCCCGCCGAACCGCGCGACGACAAGGACATCGCCTGGAAGGACCTCGCCCGATGA
- a CDS encoding NADPH:quinone oxidoreductase family protein — protein sequence MQAWRVHTTGEPREAMRLEEVPEPVPGEGEVRLRVLAANVNFPDALLVRGQYQIKPPLPFTPGVEICGETEDGRRVIANPSLPHGGFAEYVTAPARALLPAPDTLDDAEAAALHIGYQTGWFGLHRRARLQPGETLLVHAAAGGVGSAAVQLGKAAGATVIGVVGGKAKARTAEELGCDLVIDRTAEDLIARVKEFTAGRGADVVYDPVGGDAYTASTKCVAFEGRIVVVGFAGGTVPTPALNHALVKNYAILGLHWGLYAAKDPAAVLACHAELTRLAAEGLVRPLVSERVPLTAAADAVQRLADGTTTGRLVVVPSLPSLPSPADAPAPDGADR from the coding sequence ATGCAGGCATGGCGAGTACACACGACCGGCGAACCCCGCGAGGCCATGCGTCTCGAAGAGGTGCCCGAACCCGTGCCCGGTGAGGGCGAGGTGAGGCTCAGGGTGCTCGCGGCGAACGTCAACTTCCCCGACGCGCTCCTCGTCCGCGGCCAGTACCAGATCAAGCCGCCCCTGCCCTTCACCCCGGGCGTCGAGATCTGCGGGGAGACCGAGGACGGCCGCCGCGTCATCGCCAACCCGAGCCTGCCCCACGGCGGGTTCGCCGAGTACGTGACCGCCCCCGCGCGCGCCCTCCTGCCCGCCCCGGACACCCTCGACGACGCCGAGGCCGCCGCCCTGCACATCGGCTACCAGACCGGCTGGTTCGGCCTGCACCGCCGCGCCCGGCTGCAGCCCGGGGAGACCCTGCTCGTGCACGCCGCGGCGGGCGGCGTCGGCAGCGCCGCCGTCCAGCTCGGCAAGGCCGCCGGAGCCACCGTCATCGGCGTCGTCGGGGGCAAGGCCAAGGCGCGCACCGCCGAGGAACTGGGCTGCGACCTCGTCATCGACCGTACCGCCGAGGACCTGATCGCCCGCGTCAAGGAGTTCACCGCCGGACGCGGCGCCGACGTCGTCTACGATCCGGTCGGCGGCGACGCCTACACCGCCTCCACCAAGTGCGTGGCCTTCGAGGGCCGGATCGTGGTCGTCGGCTTCGCCGGCGGCACCGTCCCCACCCCAGCCCTCAACCACGCCCTGGTGAAGAACTACGCCATCCTCGGCCTGCACTGGGGTCTGTACGCCGCCAAGGACCCCGCCGCCGTCCTCGCCTGCCACGCCGAACTCACCCGCCTGGCCGCCGAGGGCCTCGTCAGACCGCTGGTCAGCGAGCGCGTCCCGCTCACCGCGGCGGCCGACGCCGTCCAGCGCCTCGCCGACGGCACCACCACCGGCCGGCTGGTCGTCGTACCGTCCCTGCCCTCCCTGCCCTCCCCGGCCGACGCACCCGCACCGGACGGAGCCGACCGATGA
- a CDS encoding SDR family oxidoreductase — MTDNARRGLPAPPPLGAAALPPGTFAGQVVLVTGGGTGLGKAIAAEFARLGAGLVIAGRRAERLEAARAELAAVPGAGRVAAAVCDIRDPERVAEVFDAAEAALGPPDVLVNNAAANFPCPAEDLSPNAWRAVVDTTLTGTWFTTREFARRHLAAGTPGSIVNIGASYAWTGGPGFAHSAAAKAGVKNLVETLAVEWGPYGIQINGLVPGLVPHPDMSADIRGGLERAAPGDRDGRQPALRVGAPRELGWAATFLASPYARFVTGHTLVVDGANWQRRALVQPGVVPVREQLGRAPFSP; from the coding sequence ATGACGGACAACGCTCGGCGCGGCCTGCCCGCGCCACCGCCCCTCGGCGCCGCCGCCCTGCCCCCCGGGACCTTCGCGGGGCAGGTGGTCCTCGTGACCGGCGGCGGCACCGGTCTGGGCAAGGCCATCGCCGCCGAGTTCGCGCGGCTCGGCGCCGGCCTGGTGATCGCCGGCCGCCGCGCGGAGCGGCTCGAAGCGGCGCGCGCGGAACTGGCGGCCGTCCCCGGCGCGGGCCGGGTGGCGGCCGCCGTCTGCGACATCCGCGACCCCGAACGGGTCGCGGAGGTGTTCGACGCGGCCGAGGCGGCGCTCGGACCGCCGGACGTCCTGGTCAACAACGCGGCCGCCAACTTTCCCTGCCCGGCGGAGGACCTGTCCCCCAACGCCTGGCGGGCCGTGGTGGACACCACCCTGACCGGAACCTGGTTCACGACCCGGGAGTTCGCCCGCCGCCACCTCGCGGCCGGCACCCCGGGCTCCATCGTGAACATCGGCGCCTCCTACGCCTGGACGGGCGGCCCGGGGTTCGCGCACAGCGCCGCCGCGAAGGCCGGGGTGAAGAACCTGGTGGAGACGCTGGCCGTGGAATGGGGCCCGTACGGGATCCAGATCAACGGCCTCGTGCCGGGGCTGGTCCCGCACCCCGACATGAGCGCCGACATCCGGGGCGGCCTGGAGCGCGCCGCGCCCGGCGACCGGGACGGCCGGCAGCCCGCGCTGCGCGTGGGCGCGCCCCGCGAACTGGGCTGGGCCGCCACCTTCCTGGCCTCGCCCTACGCCCGCTTCGTCACCGGCCACACCCTGGTCGTCGACGGGGCCAACTGGCAGCGGCGGGCGCTGGTGCAGCCCGGGGTGGTCCCGGTGCGCGAGCAGCTGGGGCGCGCGCCGTTCAGCCCCTGA
- a CDS encoding enoyl-CoA hydratase/isomerase family protein: MIDTVSTETGEGAERRVRLDVEDGIALLTLCRPDKLNGWSWESTRQLGLLADRIRFDPSVRAVLLRAEGRAFCAGIDVTAPGGAITGDSPAERTRNYYEGIRWVHERFAVLARLPQPVIAAVRGYCLGFGFELALMADIRIAADDAVFALPEAGLGVAVDAGGDLRIAREAGAGWAKFLALTGRRIDAATAERLHLVQLVVPPDELEDTSRALAAEIAANAPLAVQGIKRGIDAYADAALPAALDRVAMTAALTLTSEDCREGYGAGAARRPPRFRGA, from the coding sequence GTGATCGACACCGTCTCCACGGAGACCGGCGAGGGTGCGGAGCGGCGGGTCCGGCTGGACGTGGAGGACGGCATCGCCCTCCTCACCCTCTGCCGCCCGGACAAACTCAACGGCTGGAGCTGGGAATCCACCCGCCAGCTGGGCCTGCTCGCCGACCGGATCCGCTTCGACCCGTCCGTGCGCGCGGTCCTGCTGCGCGCGGAGGGCCGGGCCTTCTGCGCCGGCATCGACGTCACCGCACCCGGAGGGGCGATCACCGGGGACTCTCCCGCCGAACGGACCCGCAACTACTACGAGGGCATCCGCTGGGTCCACGAGCGCTTCGCGGTCCTCGCCCGCCTCCCGCAGCCGGTCATCGCCGCCGTGCGGGGATACTGCCTCGGCTTCGGCTTCGAGCTGGCCCTCATGGCGGACATCCGGATCGCCGCGGACGACGCCGTCTTCGCCCTGCCCGAGGCCGGGCTCGGCGTGGCGGTGGACGCCGGGGGCGACCTGAGGATCGCCCGGGAGGCGGGCGCGGGCTGGGCGAAGTTCCTCGCCCTGACCGGCCGCCGGATCGACGCGGCGACGGCCGAACGCCTCCACCTGGTCCAGCTGGTGGTCCCGCCGGACGAGCTGGAGGACACCTCACGCGCGCTCGCCGCCGAGATCGCGGCCAACGCCCCGCTCGCCGTCCAGGGCATCAAGCGGGGGATCGACGCCTACGCCGACGCGGCCCTGCCCGCCGCCCTCGACCGGGTCGCCATGACCGCCGCGCTCACCCTCACCTCCGAGGACTGCCGGGAGGGGTACGGGGCCGGGGCCGCCCGCCGGCCCCCGCGCTTCAGGGGAGCATGA
- a CDS encoding PIG-L deacetylase family protein: protein MTERADQQAPLQPMPTDWHRALAVVAHPDDLEYGCAAAIADWTDGGREVVYVLATRGEAGIDTVAPDECAPLREAEQRASAAVVGVSTVEFLGHRDGVVEYGLGLRRDIAAAIRRHRPELVITLNHRDTWGGPGGGGYWNTPDHRAVGRATLDAAADAGNRWIFPELISEQGLEPWDGVRWVAVAGTATPTHAADATPGLERSVRSLMEHKAYIEVLTDQDPEEYVRTFLTGNAERAAGRFGGRPAVAFEVFPR, encoded by the coding sequence ATGACCGAACGAGCCGATCAGCAGGCGCCCTTGCAGCCGATGCCCACCGACTGGCACCGCGCCCTCGCGGTGGTCGCCCACCCCGACGACCTGGAGTACGGCTGCGCCGCGGCCATCGCCGACTGGACGGACGGCGGCCGCGAGGTCGTCTACGTCCTGGCCACGCGCGGGGAGGCGGGCATCGACACCGTCGCCCCGGACGAGTGCGCCCCGCTGCGCGAGGCCGAGCAGCGTGCGAGCGCGGCCGTCGTCGGGGTTTCCACGGTGGAGTTCCTCGGCCACCGCGACGGGGTCGTCGAGTACGGCCTCGGCCTGCGCCGGGACATCGCGGCGGCCATCCGGCGGCACCGCCCCGAGCTGGTGATCACCCTCAACCACCGGGACACCTGGGGCGGCCCCGGCGGTGGTGGCTACTGGAACACCCCCGACCACCGGGCCGTCGGCCGGGCCACCCTGGACGCCGCCGCCGACGCGGGAAACCGGTGGATCTTCCCGGAGCTGATCTCCGAGCAGGGACTGGAACCCTGGGACGGAGTGCGGTGGGTCGCCGTGGCCGGTACCGCCACGCCGACCCACGCGGCCGACGCCACCCCCGGACTGGAGCGCTCCGTCAGGTCCCTGATGGAGCACAAGGCGTACATCGAGGTGCTGACCGACCAGGATCCGGAGGAGTACGTACGGACCTTCCTGACCGGGAACGCCGAACGGGCCGCGGGCCGCTTCGGCGGCCGTCCGGCGGTGGCGTTCGAGGTCTTCCCCCGCTGA
- a CDS encoding DUF6232 family protein — translation METNGPPLPEPSPPLSPPPAPQGPPGQPPAGYAGLPSSLDLTVTKRLLWVGGAVYPLQNVARVYTFVLKPRRKESVVTFARRTALTLLAALGFTVFGTIAGFLARGADTTFDGTIRFVWVASGIGLLYYFADMMAVLTAASHFVLAVESNGQSTALVTGRTDHLNGLVHQIAYAIENPDTELRVQVQRLTISNPSHYYFGDTVNMYGGQGNSGVTHG, via the coding sequence ATGGAAACGAACGGGCCACCGTTACCAGAGCCGTCACCACCGCTGTCGCCACCGCCGGCGCCGCAGGGCCCGCCGGGGCAGCCGCCGGCCGGCTACGCCGGTCTGCCCTCCTCGCTCGATCTCACCGTCACCAAGCGCCTGTTGTGGGTGGGCGGGGCGGTGTACCCGCTGCAGAACGTCGCCCGCGTGTACACCTTCGTCCTCAAGCCCCGGCGCAAGGAATCCGTCGTCACCTTCGCCCGGCGGACGGCGCTCACCCTCCTCGCGGCACTCGGCTTCACCGTGTTCGGCACCATCGCAGGCTTCCTGGCGCGCGGCGCCGACACGACCTTCGACGGCACCATCCGGTTCGTCTGGGTCGCCTCCGGGATCGGCCTCCTGTACTACTTCGCGGACATGATGGCCGTGCTGACGGCGGCCTCCCACTTCGTCCTGGCCGTCGAGTCCAACGGGCAGTCGACCGCCCTCGTCACCGGCCGCACCGACCACCTCAACGGGCTCGTGCACCAGATCGCGTACGCGATCGAGAACCCTGACACGGAACTGCGCGTGCAGGTGCAGCGCCTGACCATCAGCAATCCCAGCCACTACTACTTCGGCGACACCGTGAACATGTACGGCGGCCAGGGAAACTCGGGGGTGACCCACGGATGA
- a CDS encoding S-(hydroxymethyl)mycothiol dehydrogenase, with translation MTHRVRGVIARSKGAPVETTTILVPDPGPGEALVKIQACGVCHTDLHYREGGINDEFPFLLGHEAAGVVESVGPDVTSVAPGDFVVLNWRAVCGTCRACRRGRPWYCFATHNATQPMTLEDGTPLSPALGIGAFAEKTLVAAGQCTKVDPAASPAAAGLLGCGVMAGLGAALNTGNVGRGDSVAVIGCGGVGNAAVAGARLAGASKIIAVDLDDRKLEWARGLGATHTVNGRTEDVVKAVQELTGGNGADVVIEAVGRPETYRQAFYARDLAGTVVLVGVPTPEMKLELPLLDVFGRGGALKSSWYGDCLPERDFPLLIDLYLQGRLDLDAFVSETIPLDGVEDAFARMERGEVLRSVVQF, from the coding sequence GTGACGCATCGCGTACGAGGTGTCATCGCGCGGAGCAAGGGCGCACCGGTGGAGACGACCACGATCCTCGTGCCCGACCCGGGGCCGGGCGAAGCCCTGGTCAAGATCCAGGCCTGCGGGGTCTGTCACACCGATCTGCACTACCGGGAGGGCGGGATCAACGACGAGTTCCCCTTCCTCCTCGGTCACGAGGCGGCCGGCGTCGTGGAGTCCGTCGGCCCGGACGTCACCTCGGTCGCCCCCGGGGACTTCGTCGTCCTCAACTGGCGTGCGGTGTGCGGCACCTGCCGGGCCTGCCGGCGAGGCCGTCCCTGGTACTGCTTCGCCACGCACAACGCCACCCAGCCCATGACCCTGGAGGACGGCACCCCGCTCTCCCCGGCGCTGGGCATCGGGGCCTTCGCCGAGAAGACCCTGGTCGCCGCCGGGCAGTGCACCAAGGTGGACCCCGCCGCCTCCCCGGCCGCCGCCGGGCTCCTCGGCTGCGGGGTGATGGCCGGCCTCGGCGCAGCCCTGAACACCGGCAACGTCGGGCGCGGCGACTCGGTCGCCGTCATCGGCTGCGGGGGAGTGGGCAACGCGGCGGTGGCCGGTGCCCGGCTGGCGGGCGCCTCGAAGATCATCGCCGTGGACCTGGACGACCGGAAGCTGGAGTGGGCGCGCGGCCTCGGAGCCACCCACACCGTCAACGGGCGCACGGAGGACGTGGTCAAGGCCGTCCAGGAGCTGACCGGCGGCAACGGCGCGGACGTCGTCATCGAGGCGGTCGGCCGCCCCGAGACCTACCGGCAGGCCTTCTACGCCCGCGACCTGGCGGGCACGGTGGTGCTGGTCGGCGTGCCGACGCCGGAGATGAAGCTCGAACTGCCGCTCCTGGACGTCTTCGGGCGCGGCGGTGCGCTGAAGTCCTCCTGGTACGGGGACTGCCTGCCGGAGCGGGACTTCCCGCTCCTGATCGACCTCTACCTCCAGGGCCGGCTCGACCTCGACGCCTTCGTCTCCGAGACCATCCCGCTCGACGGGGTCGAGGACGCCTTCGCCCGCATGGAGCGCGGCGAGGTGCTGCGCTCGGTGGTGCAGTTCTGA
- a CDS encoding LysR substrate-binding domain-containing protein: MLDVRRLRLLRELARRGTIAAVAEALSFSPSAVSQQLSVLEREAGLPLLERTGRTVRLTPAAQNLVRHADAVLERLERADADLAEARSGLAGALRIGAFPTATRAIVPAALVHLARRHPGLEPMVSETDPAAVAHALRAGDLDVALVHEYDLVPEPPEPGLATRPLYGEAMYLATPAPATATIPVVPATPDPGAPDPGAPPAGGPGQDAVLRAHRDDPWITATPGTLCHAMTVRACRAAGFTPRVRHQVDEFATVLALVAVGQGVAVVPQLGVTGPAGPAVTLVRLRMERRTKIAFRSGAGAHPAVAAFTAALRAAVPPDLAAARAEA, encoded by the coding sequence ATGCTCGACGTACGCCGCCTGCGGCTCCTGCGGGAACTCGCCCGCCGCGGCACCATCGCCGCCGTGGCGGAGGCGCTGTCCTTCAGCCCCTCCGCCGTCTCCCAGCAGCTCTCCGTCCTGGAGCGGGAGGCCGGGCTGCCGCTGCTGGAGCGCACCGGCCGCACGGTCCGGCTCACCCCGGCCGCCCAGAACCTGGTCCGGCACGCCGACGCCGTCCTGGAGCGGCTGGAACGGGCCGACGCCGATCTGGCCGAGGCCCGCAGCGGTCTGGCCGGCGCGCTGCGGATCGGGGCGTTCCCCACCGCCACGCGGGCCATCGTCCCGGCCGCCCTGGTGCACCTGGCCCGCCGCCATCCGGGGCTGGAGCCGATGGTGTCCGAGACCGACCCGGCGGCGGTCGCGCACGCGCTGCGGGCCGGGGACCTGGACGTGGCGCTGGTGCACGAGTACGACCTGGTCCCCGAGCCGCCCGAGCCGGGGCTGGCCACGCGGCCGCTGTACGGGGAGGCGATGTACCTGGCGACCCCGGCGCCGGCCACTGCCACCATCCCGGTCGTCCCCGCCACCCCGGACCCCGGCGCCCCCGACCCCGGCGCCCCGCCGGCCGGAGGCCCCGGGCAGGACGCCGTCCTGCGCGCGCACCGGGACGACCCCTGGATCACCGCCACCCCCGGTACCCTCTGCCACGCCATGACCGTCCGGGCCTGCCGGGCCGCCGGGTTCACGCCCCGGGTGCGCCACCAGGTGGACGAGTTCGCCACCGTCCTCGCACTGGTCGCCGTGGGCCAGGGGGTCGCGGTGGTGCCGCAGCTCGGCGTCACCGGGCCGGCCGGGCCCGCGGTGACCCTCGTCCGCCTGCGCATGGAACGCCGCACCAAGATCGCCTTCCGCAGCGGGGCCGGGGCCCACCCCGCCGTGGCCGCTTTCACGGCCGCCCTGCGGGCCGCCGTACCGCCGGATCTGGCCGCAGCGCGCGCGGAAGCGTGA
- a CDS encoding dihydrodipicolinate synthase family protein: MRLDTHDTTAETTAETTAETTALEGIHVPLITPFDRAGNVAADALEALAHAALDAGAAGIVALGTTAETATLEEAERDLVTEVCARVCRERGGLLTVGAGASGTRASETALARLARWPEAGAALVAVPSFVRPSAAGVLAHFTRLAEVSPVPLVVYHIPYRTGQPLDAVALRALGALPGVAGLKYAGGGIDQDTVALLGDLPDGFAVLAGDDAYLSPLLALGAAGGILASAHLATERFVELAAAWRAGDVPRARALGHALARLSAAAFAEPNPSVVKGVLHAQGRIPTPDVRLPLLPASPEAVAATLKELAEIQ; encoded by the coding sequence ATGCGACTGGACACACACGACACGACAGCCGAGACGACGGCGGAGACGACGGCGGAGACGACGGCCCTGGAAGGGATCCACGTCCCGCTCATCACCCCCTTCGACCGGGCGGGGAACGTCGCCGCGGATGCCCTGGAGGCCCTCGCACACGCGGCGCTCGACGCGGGTGCGGCCGGGATCGTGGCACTCGGCACCACCGCGGAGACGGCCACCCTGGAGGAGGCCGAGCGCGATCTGGTCACCGAGGTCTGCGCCCGGGTCTGCCGGGAGCGGGGCGGCCTGCTCACGGTGGGGGCCGGCGCCAGCGGGACGCGGGCGAGCGAGACCGCGCTGGCCCGGCTGGCGAGGTGGCCGGAGGCGGGGGCGGCGCTGGTGGCGGTGCCGTCGTTCGTACGGCCCTCGGCGGCCGGGGTGCTGGCGCACTTCACGCGGCTGGCGGAGGTGAGCCCCGTACCGCTGGTCGTCTACCACATCCCCTACCGGACGGGGCAGCCACTGGACGCCGTCGCGCTGCGGGCGCTCGGGGCCCTGCCGGGGGTGGCCGGGCTGAAGTACGCGGGGGGCGGCATCGACCAGGACACGGTGGCCCTGCTGGGCGATCTCCCGGACGGGTTCGCCGTCCTGGCCGGGGACGACGCCTACCTGTCGCCGCTGCTGGCGCTCGGGGCGGCCGGCGGGATCCTGGCCTCGGCCCATCTGGCGACGGAGCGCTTCGTGGAGCTCGCGGCGGCCTGGCGGGCCGGTGACGTGCCGCGCGCACGGGCCCTGGGTCACGCGCTGGCCCGGCTCTCGGCGGCGGCCTTCGCGGAGCCCAACCCGTCGGTGGTCAAGGGCGTACTGCACGCGCAGGGCCGGATCCCGACCCCGGACGTACGCCTCCCGCTGCTGCCGGCATCACCGGAGGCGGTCGCGGCCACCCTGAAGGAGTTGGCCGAAATCCAGTAG
- a CDS encoding transglycosylase SLT domain-containing protein: MSAKGKHRRPKQYRIARRLAFAGTGGAALALPLISATTAGAAVTQPAAAPAASSLARPAVQPAARPAAEKAALSLTYSVVGGDTLSKIAAEHSVSGGWQTLYADNRSAIGADPSVIRPGLKLRLGAAAKAAAARATAVTAAAVKPAATYANNLDGWIRESLDIMARHGIPGSYNGIHRNVMRESSGNPLAINNWDSNAAAGIPSKGLLQVIDPTFRAYHVPGTPMDSYDPVANITAACNYAAARYGSIDNVNGAY, encoded by the coding sequence ATGTCCGCAAAGGGTAAGCACCGTCGGCCGAAGCAGTACCGGATCGCCCGCAGGCTGGCCTTCGCCGGCACGGGAGGCGCGGCACTCGCCCTCCCGCTGATCAGTGCCACCACCGCCGGCGCGGCGGTCACCCAGCCGGCCGCGGCACCCGCGGCGAGCAGCCTCGCGCGGCCCGCCGTACAGCCGGCGGCGCGGCCCGCCGCCGAAAAGGCGGCGCTCTCCCTCACCTATTCCGTGGTGGGCGGGGACACCCTTTCGAAGATCGCGGCCGAGCATTCCGTGAGCGGCGGCTGGCAGACGCTCTACGCCGACAACCGCAGCGCCATCGGCGCCGACCCCTCGGTCATCCGCCCCGGCCTCAAGCTGCGCCTCGGCGCCGCGGCGAAGGCCGCCGCCGCCAGGGCCACCGCGGTCACGGCGGCCGCGGTGAAGCCCGCGGCCACGTACGCCAACAACCTCGACGGCTGGATCCGGGAGTCCCTGGACATCATGGCCCGGCACGGAATTCCCGGCAGCTACAACGGAATCCACCGCAATGTGATGCGGGAGTCCTCCGGCAATCCCCTGGCCATCAACAACTGGGACTCCAACGCCGCGGCGGGCATTCCCTCGAAGGGCCTCCTCCAGGTCATCGACCCGACCTTCCGCGCCTACCACGTTCCCGGCACGCCGATGGATTCGTACGACCCGGTCGCCAACATCACGGCCGCCTGCAACTACGCGGCCGCCCGCTACGGTTCGATCGACAACGTCAACGGCGCGTACTGA
- a CDS encoding 5-carboxymethyl-2-hydroxymuconate Delta-isomerase: MPQITVDYSASLADAFDRQGFARALHPLTAELVDTPVETCKTRFRRVEETFVDDGAPEHAVVHVELALLPGRSEDAKAELGRAVLELLRSSTDAAPDAVVHWSVDVTELGAAYVKAVSTRR; encoded by the coding sequence ATGCCGCAGATCACCGTCGACTACTCCGCGTCCCTCGCGGACGCCTTCGACCGTCAGGGGTTCGCCCGCGCCCTGCACCCGCTGACCGCCGAGCTCGTCGACACCCCGGTGGAGACCTGCAAGACGCGGTTCCGGCGGGTCGAGGAGACCTTCGTCGACGACGGGGCGCCGGAACACGCGGTCGTCCACGTGGAACTGGCCCTGCTGCCGGGCCGTTCCGAGGACGCGAAGGCCGAGCTGGGCCGCGCCGTGCTGGAGCTGCTCCGCTCGTCCACCGACGCCGCGCCGGACGCCGTCGTGCACTGGTCGGTGGACGTGACCGAGCTGGGCGCGGCGTACGTGAAGGCCGTCAGTACGCGCCGTTGA
- a CDS encoding response regulator: MIRVLLAEDQGMMRGALALLLGLEEDIEVVAQVAAGDEILAAALEARPDVALLDIELPGRSGLDAAAELRTRLPGCRVLILTTFGRPGYLRRAMEAGAAGFLVKDGPVEELAVAVRRVLAGEKVIDPSLAAAALGAGPNPLTPREIDVLNAAADGATVADIAGRVHLSESTVRNYLSAAIGKTGTRNRMEAVRAARRQGWL, from the coding sequence ATGATCAGGGTCCTGCTGGCCGAGGACCAGGGCATGATGCGGGGCGCGCTGGCGCTGCTGCTCGGGCTGGAAGAGGACATCGAGGTGGTGGCCCAGGTCGCCGCCGGGGACGAGATCCTGGCGGCCGCGCTCGAAGCCCGCCCCGACGTCGCCCTCCTCGACATCGAACTGCCCGGCCGCAGCGGCCTCGACGCCGCAGCCGAGCTGCGCACCCGGCTGCCCGGCTGCCGCGTGCTGATCCTGACCACCTTCGGCCGGCCGGGGTACCTGCGCCGCGCGATGGAGGCGGGGGCCGCCGGGTTCCTCGTGAAGGACGGTCCGGTGGAGGAACTGGCCGTCGCCGTGCGCCGGGTGCTCGCCGGGGAGAAGGTGATCGACCCGTCCCTGGCGGCCGCCGCCCTGGGCGCCGGTCCCAACCCGCTGACCCCGCGCGAGATCGACGTCCTCAACGCCGCCGCCGACGGGGCCACCGTCGCCGATATCGCGGGCCGGGTCCACCTGTCCGAATCGACGGTACGGAACTACCTCTCCGCGGCCATCGGCAAGACGGGCACCCGCAACCGCATGGAGGCCGTACGGGCGGCCCGCCGCCAGGGGTGGCTCTGA